Proteins encoded by one window of Simiduia curdlanivorans:
- a CDS encoding tetratricopeptide repeat protein, with the protein MDKIMIKLVLVLILAVQILTVLVGKEESDSPTSYDSELNAKQLREKLVKSCSKKNEIYAFCTCFRENLDLVTDDDLTKYRDRKRVLEAEAMKAKVSGDIVKLDVITTDISEGLIDNKISKKCMPPLLLEGEEYEKNFNKGIYHYAKKDYKKAIEYWLPYAEAGSGPAMANLAALYNREIDGQIDLLNLYHWSFKSGLNGDSQAQFNLAVMFLNGETGSKDLIKSYVWAEKAAQGGHDTAQKLKGDLDRYLSNDQIVEAQKYSAEIFQ; encoded by the coding sequence TTGGATAAAATTATGATTAAATTAGTGCTAGTTTTAATTCTAGCTGTACAAATTTTAACGGTTCTTGTAGGAAAAGAAGAAAGTGACTCGCCCACAAGTTACGATAGTGAATTAAATGCAAAGCAACTGCGAGAAAAACTTGTTAAATCGTGCAGCAAAAAAAATGAAATTTATGCATTCTGTACTTGTTTTCGGGAAAATCTTGATTTAGTGACAGATGATGACCTGACTAAATACCGAGATCGAAAAAGGGTTTTAGAGGCTGAGGCGATGAAAGCGAAGGTATCAGGTGATATAGTTAAGCTAGATGTAATTACCACTGACATCAGTGAAGGATTGATTGATAACAAGATAAGTAAAAAATGCATGCCACCGCTTTTATTGGAGGGCGAGGAGTATGAGAAAAATTTTAATAAAGGAATCTATCACTACGCAAAAAAGGATTACAAAAAAGCAATAGAGTATTGGTTGCCATACGCTGAAGCTGGCAGCGGGCCCGCAATGGCAAACCTAGCTGCGCTCTACAATAGAGAAATAGATGGACAGATTGATCTACTAAATTTATACCATTGGAGTTTTAAGTCAGGTCTTAATGGAGATTCACAGGCGCAATTTAATTTGGCTGTAATGTTTTTAAACGGCGAGACGGGAAGCAAGGATCTGATAAAGAGTTATGTATGGGCTGAGAAGGCGGCGCAAGGTGGTCACGACACAGCGCAAAAGCTTAAGGGTGACCTTGATCGTTATCTATCCAATGATCAGATCGTTGAGGCACAAAAGTACTCAGCAGAGATATTTCAATAG
- a CDS encoding DUF4279 domain-containing protein, translated as MACTETYATLRIFSDEMHPDEIEKYIGIQSTDSVPRDPNSKYKPRRELNFWSRTTEVDLNSTDNVKHLELLLSLLNGKEGELSSLRDSGCSTDIFCRWDSTGQGGPRLSVAMMKELVKYGLGISWDMYFDEEENA; from the coding sequence ATGGCTTGTACTGAAACATACGCTACATTAAGAATATTTTCAGATGAAATGCACCCTGATGAAATCGAAAAGTATATTGGCATCCAATCGACTGATTCAGTACCAAGAGACCCTAATTCAAAATACAAACCCAGAAGAGAGTTGAACTTTTGGTCGAGAACTACAGAAGTTGATTTGAATTCCACCGATAACGTGAAACATTTGGAGCTTTTGCTTTCTCTACTAAACGGTAAAGAGGGTGAGCTATCATCCCTTCGCGATTCTGGCTGTTCAACTGATATATTTTGCCGTTGGGATTCAACTGGCCAGGGTGGGCCTAGACTGAGCGTGGCAATGATGAAAGAGTTGGTAAAATATGGGTTAGGTATTTCTTGGGATATGTACTTTGATGAGGAAGAAAATGCATAA
- a CDS encoding calcium/sodium antiporter: MITLLLFVLGLLLLVFGADILIKGAANLASRIGVSPLVIGLTVVAFGTSSPELAVSVKAALDGQAGIGLGNVIGSNIFNVLFILGVAAIILPLTVSVQLIRLDVPVMIVASGAVWWMAQDGKFGFGEGLALFLGLLAYTSYLFIKGRTEPKPETSVEVISPAPNRALWLDIAAIVSGLIMLVLGSTWLVEGAVTLARWLGLSEVVIGLTIVAVGTSLPEVVTSIAAAIKGQRDIAVGNVIGSNIFNLLGVLGISSMVAPEGLLAPLSLMHLDLPVMCLVALMCLPIFFTDAVIDRSEGVLFLAGYVAYTAYLIMAAIGHPWLSLLGNAVFVFLLPVGLVIVAQVVKQLQNGNTAEVG, from the coding sequence ATGATCACCTTATTGTTGTTTGTTCTTGGTTTGCTGTTGTTGGTTTTTGGTGCCGATATCTTGATAAAAGGCGCGGCTAACTTGGCATCTCGCATTGGCGTGTCGCCCTTGGTGATAGGCTTAACGGTTGTGGCTTTTGGCACCAGCTCGCCGGAGTTGGCGGTTAGCGTCAAAGCGGCGCTGGACGGCCAGGCCGGCATCGGCTTGGGCAATGTGATTGGCAGCAATATCTTTAACGTCTTGTTTATTCTGGGCGTTGCGGCAATTATTTTGCCCTTAACCGTCTCGGTGCAACTTATTCGGCTGGATGTGCCGGTGATGATCGTTGCCAGTGGCGCGGTTTGGTGGATGGCACAAGACGGAAAATTTGGTTTTGGCGAAGGCCTAGCATTATTTTTAGGTTTGCTCGCCTACACCAGTTATCTCTTTATTAAGGGCAGAACTGAGCCTAAGCCTGAAACATCTGTTGAAGTCATTTCACCTGCACCCAATCGCGCTTTATGGCTAGATATAGCCGCCATTGTTAGCGGTTTAATCATGCTGGTATTGGGCTCAACTTGGTTAGTGGAGGGCGCGGTAACGCTGGCGCGCTGGTTGGGTTTAAGTGAGGTGGTGATTGGTCTCACTATCGTTGCGGTAGGCACTTCCTTGCCCGAAGTCGTTACTTCCATTGCCGCCGCCATAAAAGGCCAGCGCGATATCGCCGTGGGTAACGTTATCGGCAGTAACATTTTTAATCTGTTAGGTGTGTTGGGTATCTCCAGCATGGTGGCGCCGGAAGGTTTGCTCGCGCCGTTAAGTTTAATGCACTTAGATCTACCGGTAATGTGCTTGGTGGCGTTAATGTGCTTACCCATCTTCTTTACCGATGCCGTAATAGATCGCTCCGAGGGTGTACTATTTCTCGCCGGTTACGTGGCCTATACCGCCTACCTCATCATGGCCGCCATCGGCCACCCATGGTTATCGCTGCTGGGCAACGCCGTGTTTGTGTTTTTATTGCCGGTGGGTTTGGTGATCGTTGCGCAAGTAGTCAAGCAGTTGCAAAACGGTAATACGGCTGAAGTAGGTTAA
- a CDS encoding DUF4156 domain-containing protein: MKTVMLILLSLVAVACTWVEPKPEAAGIKLATASDVQSCDRLGAATAKGVSKVGIFVRKDEKVITELAALAKDQAYSMGGDTLVRESELSEDGAMTFGVYRCR, from the coding sequence ATGAAAACTGTGATGCTTATTTTATTGTCTCTCGTCGCTGTTGCTTGTACTTGGGTAGAGCCCAAGCCAGAAGCGGCGGGTATTAAGTTGGCAACGGCCTCAGATGTGCAGTCTTGTGATCGCCTTGGCGCGGCAACGGCTAAGGGTGTCAGCAAGGTGGGCATTTTTGTGCGCAAGGATGAAAAAGTCATCACCGAGTTGGCGGCACTGGCCAAAGACCAAGCTTATAGCATGGGCGGCGACACCTTGGTGCGCGAGTCAGAGCTGAGCGAAGACGGCGCCATGACCTTTGGTGTCTACCGCTGTCGCTAG
- a CDS encoding aldehyde dehydrogenase: MQDFSAKDWADRAASLTIEGRAFIDGAYINALSGNTRPTLNPATGEVLVAVASCGPEDADRAIASAKAVFEAGTWANQAPSERKKVLVRWAELVEAHAEELALLECLDVGKPISDTLNVDVPAAARTLRWSGEAIDKVYDQVAPTPHDTLALVTRLPLGVVAAIVPWNFPFSTTAWKIAPAIATGNSVILKPASNTPLTAIKLAGLAKQAGLPDGVLQVLPGPGGSLGSHLAKHMDVEGLTFTGSTPVGKMLMEYSGQSNLKRTYLELGGKSPNIVFADANLDKAAAMAATAVFYNGGQTCTAGTRLLVQASIHDAFVAKVIEHAKSWLPGNPLDPATSMGPMVDEAQYNTVAEYVRIGCDEGATLAYGGKRVKVTDGGFYHEPTIFTGANNQMRIAQEEIFGPVMTVIPFETEAEAIAIANDSIFGLAGAVWSKDINVAHRVAKAVRVGTMGINNYFGGDMTVPFGGFKQSGNGRDKSMHAFDDYTELKTTWIEFD, from the coding sequence ATGCAAGATTTCAGCGCAAAAGATTGGGCCGATCGCGCGGCTAGTTTGACTATTGAAGGTCGCGCCTTCATTGATGGTGCTTATATTAATGCGCTATCGGGTAATACCCGGCCGACGCTCAACCCCGCCACCGGCGAGGTGTTAGTTGCCGTAGCAAGCTGTGGCCCAGAGGATGCCGACCGGGCCATTGCCTCCGCAAAAGCGGTTTTTGAGGCTGGCACCTGGGCCAATCAAGCGCCGTCTGAGCGCAAAAAAGTGTTGGTGCGCTGGGCCGAGTTGGTCGAAGCCCATGCCGAAGAGCTGGCTCTGCTCGAGTGCTTGGATGTGGGCAAACCCATTTCAGATACCCTCAATGTGGATGTTCCCGCTGCCGCTCGCACCTTGCGCTGGAGTGGTGAGGCCATTGATAAAGTCTACGATCAGGTGGCGCCCACGCCGCACGACACCTTGGCACTGGTCACGCGCCTGCCCTTAGGTGTGGTGGCCGCCATAGTGCCTTGGAACTTTCCCTTTTCCACCACGGCCTGGAAAATCGCGCCCGCTATTGCCACCGGTAACTCGGTGATCTTAAAGCCTGCCTCTAACACACCGCTAACGGCTATTAAGCTGGCTGGCTTGGCTAAGCAAGCTGGCTTGCCCGATGGCGTGTTACAGGTATTGCCGGGGCCTGGCGGTAGCCTTGGCAGCCACCTTGCGAAACATATGGATGTAGAGGGTTTGACCTTCACCGGCTCCACCCCCGTGGGCAAAATGCTGATGGAGTATTCTGGTCAGTCGAACTTAAAGCGCACCTACTTAGAGCTAGGCGGCAAAAGCCCGAATATTGTATTTGCCGATGCCAATTTAGATAAGGCGGCGGCCATGGCAGCCACGGCGGTGTTTTACAACGGCGGGCAGACCTGTACCGCGGGCACGCGCTTATTGGTGCAAGCCTCTATTCACGACGCCTTTGTCGCCAAGGTTATCGAGCACGCAAAATCTTGGCTGCCTGGCAACCCGCTAGACCCAGCCACTAGCATGGGGCCTATGGTTGACGAGGCTCAATACAACACCGTGGCGGAGTATGTTCGCATCGGTTGCGATGAGGGCGCGACGCTCGCCTACGGCGGCAAACGCGTGAAGGTGACCGACGGTGGTTTCTATCACGAGCCGACCATCTTTACCGGCGCCAATAATCAAATGCGCATCGCCCAAGAAGAAATTTTTGGCCCGGTGATGACCGTGATTCCGTTCGAAACCGAAGCCGAGGCCATTGCCATTGCCAACGATTCGATCTTTGGGCTGGCCGGTGCCGTGTGGAGTAAAGATATCAATGTGGCCCATCGCGTTGCCAAAGCGGTGCGCGTCGGCACTATGGGGATCAATAACTATTTCGGCGGCGACATGACCGTACCCTTCGGCGGCTTCAAGCAGTCGGGTAATGGCCGGGATAAATCCATGCATGCCTTCGACGACTACACCGAGCTTAAAACCACCTGGATAGAATTCGATTAA
- a CDS encoding Re/Si-specific NAD(P)(+) transhydrogenase subunit alpha: MLIGIPKEIEAGETRVPVLPDGVKKLVAQNATVTIEAGLGDSLQIPDSAYTDVGATIAESRTALLGQADVILRLRKPAIDEVALLKQGCIHISFLDPFNEHALVDAFAAQGVTAISMEMIPRITRSQKMDALSSQANLAGYAMVLLAAERLDRILPMMMTPAGTITPGRVFVIGAGVAGLQAIATAKRLGARVDAFDTRPVVKEQVESLGAKFLEIDLGETGQTAGGYANQLTEAQIEKQRQGQTDVMANSDIVITTAQVFGRKAPRIITKDMLAAMKPGSIVVDMAVDSGGNVEGSEPDKEVNINGVTIIGYRNLPGRVAQNASQMYSNNLINLVFDYWQKDTGIFALDLEEEIQKGCVITHGGELVNNVIKNARKPAAA, encoded by the coding sequence ATGCTAATCGGCATACCCAAAGAAATAGAGGCGGGTGAAACCCGCGTCCCCGTGTTACCAGACGGCGTTAAAAAGCTGGTGGCACAAAACGCTACGGTGACCATCGAAGCCGGTTTAGGCGATTCACTGCAAATTCCAGACAGCGCCTATACCGATGTGGGTGCCACAATTGCGGAAAGCCGCACGGCGCTGCTGGGCCAAGCCGATGTGATTTTACGCTTGCGCAAGCCGGCCATCGACGAGGTGGCGCTGCTGAAACAAGGCTGTATCCATATTTCGTTTTTGGACCCCTTTAACGAACACGCCTTGGTAGACGCCTTCGCCGCGCAAGGTGTCACCGCCATTAGCATGGAAATGATTCCGCGCATCACCCGCAGCCAGAAGATGGACGCCCTGTCATCGCAAGCCAACTTGGCCGGCTACGCCATGGTGCTACTGGCCGCCGAGCGCTTGGATCGCATTCTGCCGATGATGATGACCCCCGCAGGCACCATCACCCCCGGCCGGGTATTCGTGATTGGCGCCGGTGTTGCGGGCCTGCAGGCGATTGCCACGGCCAAGCGCCTGGGCGCCAGAGTCGACGCCTTCGATACTCGCCCGGTGGTGAAAGAACAGGTTGAGTCGCTGGGCGCGAAATTCTTGGAAATCGACCTAGGTGAAACCGGCCAAACCGCCGGCGGCTACGCCAACCAATTAACCGAAGCGCAAATTGAAAAGCAGCGCCAAGGTCAAACCGATGTGATGGCCAACAGCGATATCGTGATTACCACGGCACAGGTTTTCGGCCGCAAGGCGCCGCGCATTATCACCAAAGACATGCTGGCGGCGATGAAACCGGGCTCTATTGTGGTGGACATGGCAGTCGACAGCGGCGGCAACGTCGAAGGCTCCGAGCCGGATAAAGAAGTGAACATCAACGGCGTGACCATTATTGGCTACCGCAACCTGCCCGGTCGCGTAGCGCAAAACGCCAGCCAGATGTATTCCAACAATTTAATTAATTTGGTGTTCGATTACTGGCAAAAAGACACGGGCATTTTTGCGCTCGACCTCGAAGAAGAAATTCAGAAAGGCTGCGTGATTACCCATGGCGGTGAGCTAGTCAACAATGTGATTAAAAACGCCCGCAAGCCCGCGGCCGCTTAA
- a CDS encoding NAD(P) transhydrogenase subunit alpha translates to MSPELQQIVYLSFILMLAIFLGFELIAKVPATLHTPLMSGSNAISGITLVGALVSAGAEHSAMATWLGAAAVTLATINVVGGYLVTDRMLAMFKKKAAGGKA, encoded by the coding sequence ATGTCACCCGAATTACAACAAATCGTTTACCTGTCGTTCATTTTAATGCTGGCCATCTTTTTAGGCTTCGAACTCATTGCCAAAGTGCCGGCAACTTTGCACACACCTTTGATGAGTGGCTCCAACGCCATCTCCGGTATCACCTTGGTTGGCGCATTAGTTAGCGCCGGTGCCGAGCACTCGGCCATGGCCACCTGGTTAGGCGCTGCGGCGGTAACACTGGCCACCATCAACGTGGTGGGCGGCTACTTGGTCACCGATCGCATGCTCGCCATGTTCAAGAAGAAAGCCGCCGGAGGTAAAGCATGA
- a CDS encoding NAD(P)(+) transhydrogenase (Re/Si-specific) subunit beta: MNAAIVINFAYILSALAFVLGLKMLGSPASARKGNLISAVAMLLAIAVTLFDKQIISFEWIVGSMLLGTVIGVLAARLVAMTSMPEMVALFNGFGGAASLLVGWAALYDGTITPFIASTIVLSILIGGVTLSGSMIAWAKLSEKMPGRAITFTGQAIVNGLIVITLLLNAVWFVQVPDAESIHLYAVIAIALVFGIMLVIPIGGADMPVVISLLNSYSGLAACAAGFVLNNNLLIVSGALVGASGIILTNIMCRAMNRSLANVLFSGFKAVKKSTTVVEGEIKPINCDDAYLILEAAANVVFVPGYGMAVSQAQHVVRELADHLENNGCQVRYAIHPVAGRMPGHMNVLLAEASVPYDQLYEMDAINPQMSSVDVAIVIGANDTVNPAATEDEGSPIYGMPVIKVADARTVFVLKRSMNAGYSGVENPLFYKDNVRMLFGDAKASLQTIAGEFSA, encoded by the coding sequence ATGAACGCAGCCATCGTCATCAACTTTGCCTACATCCTTTCAGCCCTAGCTTTCGTTCTCGGCTTAAAGATGCTGGGTTCGCCGGCTTCGGCGCGCAAGGGTAATTTAATTTCTGCCGTGGCCATGCTCTTGGCCATTGCGGTCACCTTATTTGATAAGCAGATCATCAGCTTTGAATGGATTGTCGGCAGCATGCTGCTCGGCACGGTGATCGGCGTGCTAGCCGCGCGCTTGGTGGCCATGACGTCCATGCCAGAAATGGTGGCGCTGTTTAACGGCTTCGGCGGTGCGGCGAGTTTGCTCGTGGGTTGGGCCGCGCTGTACGACGGCACCATCACGCCTTTCATCGCCAGCACCATTGTGCTGTCAATTTTGATCGGTGGCGTGACTTTGTCTGGCTCTATGATCGCCTGGGCAAAGCTGTCGGAAAAAATGCCCGGCCGCGCCATTACCTTTACCGGCCAAGCCATTGTAAACGGTTTGATTGTTATCACTCTTTTGCTCAACGCGGTGTGGTTTGTGCAAGTCCCGGATGCAGAATCCATCCACCTGTATGCGGTCATTGCCATCGCCTTAGTGTTCGGCATCATGCTGGTCATCCCCATTGGCGGCGCCGATATGCCCGTGGTTATTTCTTTGCTGAACTCCTACTCGGGCTTAGCCGCCTGTGCGGCTGGTTTCGTATTGAACAACAACTTGCTAATTGTGTCCGGTGCATTAGTCGGCGCCAGTGGTATCATCTTGACCAACATCATGTGCCGCGCCATGAACCGCTCGCTCGCTAACGTGTTGTTCAGCGGCTTTAAAGCGGTGAAAAAATCCACCACGGTGGTGGAGGGCGAAATTAAGCCGATCAATTGCGATGACGCTTACTTGATTCTCGAAGCTGCGGCCAATGTGGTATTCGTACCTGGCTATGGCATGGCCGTGTCGCAAGCTCAGCACGTGGTGCGCGAACTTGCCGACCACCTGGAAAACAATGGCTGCCAAGTGCGCTACGCCATTCACCCGGTCGCCGGTCGCATGCCTGGCCACATGAACGTACTGCTGGCCGAAGCCAGCGTACCTTATGATCAACTGTACGAGATGGATGCCATCAACCCGCAGATGAGCAGTGTGGATGTGGCCATTGTTATCGGCGCCAACGACACGGTAAACCCAGCAGCCACCGAAGACGAAGGCAGCCCCATCTACGGTATGCCGGTGATTAAAGTGGCCGATGCGCGCACCGTATTCGTACTCAAGCGCAGCATGAATGCCGGCTACTCGGGCGTGGAAAACCCACTCTTTTACAAAGACAATGTGCGCATGTTGTTTGGCGACGCCAAAGCGTCCCTGCAAACCATTGCCGGTGAGTTTTCAGCCTAA
- a CDS encoding zf-TFIIB domain-containing protein encodes MKCTSCKQGELRPSFIDGLFRAHTCHHCLGNWVFVEDYVAWLAAHPDHDFSEAQPMEMSETASAMLCPVSGAIMQKIKLAADIQHKLDYSPAVGGIWLDKGEWELLKEHKLAGSLNKVLTRQWQKQIRADHAKQTFSDLYEKKFGTERYQKLKNFREWLMQQEDRSVLRAYLFADDPYAADK; translated from the coding sequence ATGAAGTGTACAAGTTGCAAGCAGGGTGAGTTACGGCCGAGCTTTATCGACGGGTTGTTTCGCGCCCACACCTGTCATCATTGCTTGGGTAATTGGGTCTTCGTCGAAGACTATGTGGCTTGGTTGGCGGCGCACCCGGATCACGACTTCTCCGAAGCTCAGCCGATGGAAATGTCGGAAACTGCATCGGCGATGCTTTGCCCCGTGTCTGGTGCCATCATGCAAAAAATTAAATTGGCGGCTGATATTCAACACAAATTGGATTATAGCCCGGCAGTGGGCGGCATCTGGTTGGATAAGGGCGAGTGGGAGTTGTTGAAAGAGCATAAACTTGCCGGTTCGCTCAACAAAGTGCTGACGCGGCAATGGCAAAAACAAATTCGCGCCGACCACGCCAAGCAGACCTTTAGCGATTTATATGAAAAGAAATTTGGTACCGAGCGCTACCAGAAGCTAAAGAATTTTCGCGAATGGTTGATGCAGCAAGAAGATAGATCGGTACTGCGCGCCTATCTTTTTGCCGATGATCCCTACGCCGCCGATAAATAA